The Archangium primigenium genomic interval CAGGTGTTCGACTCGCCACCCGCGCCGGCATGCTGGACCACGAAGCTCTTGACCGTCTGCACCGAGCCGAGATCCACCTGCAGCCAGCCCGGGGAGACGAGCGAGCAGAACTTGTCGGTGGTGCCACCGGAGACGCTGCCGTTGACCGCCTTGGCGGGCGTCTCGGTGGTGTTGCAGGCGGTGGAGCCCGTCGCCGGCTTGTTGAGCGCCAGGTTGACGAAGCCCGAGCCGACCGAGACCGTCTGGGTCTTGGTGTGGGTGGCGCCCTTGTTGTCCGTCACGGTCAGGGTGACGGTGTAGTTGCCGGCGCTGGCGTAGACCCGGCTGGGGTTGGTCGCGGTCGAGCCGGTGCCATCACCGAAGTTCCAGCTGCGCGCGGCGATGGTGCCGTCGCTGTCGGTGGAGGCGTCGCTGAAGGTCGCGGTCAGGCCGCTCACGGTGACGCCGAAGTGGGCCACGGGCGGGGTGTTGCCGCTGACCGCGGTGTTGATCGCCGACGCGTACTGCGCGGACGTGCCCTGCGCCTTGCACGCCTGGATGTCGTCGTAGAGCCACATGAAGCCACCGGCGATGCCCGCGGAGGCCTTCCAGTTGCTCATCTTGCTCTGCACCGTGGCCGGGCTGTCGCCGCTGCCACAGCCCGAGCCGTGGCGCGACCACAGGCCCGGGTCCACGGTCATGCCCATGGCGGTGTTCCAGCTCGCCGGGTTGTTGCCCGCGCCGCCGTCGTACACCTGCAGGTAGATGATATCGACCGCGCTGCCCAGGTTGTCCTTGAGGCCCTTCCAGAAGCTCTGGTTGGTGTAGGGCGCGAAGGTGATCTTGTAGCCCAGGCCCACCAGCATCTGTCCGAACTGGGCGGTCGGCGTGAGGTTGTAGGCGCTCTCGTCATCGAAGTTGACCGCGGCGGCGCCCGTGATGCTCTTGAGCACCTGGAAGTTGCGGTACAGGATGCTGTTGCTCCCGGTGCCGCAGACGAGCGTGCTGCCACAGCCGGCGGCGGTGCCGTTGACCAGCTTGATCATCCGCTCGAAGTCCGGAACGCCCCAGGCGCCGATGGAGACCTCGATGCGGTTGACCGACGTCGGCGCCGTCTTGAGCGAGGCCAGCCGCGTGGGCCAGGCCGGATCGCCCACGTACGCGCCGTTCTTGACCACCGGGATGTCGTTGTAGACGAGGTCCCCGTTGTCCTCGATGTGGAAGCTCCACAGCATCACGGTGGTGAAGCCCGAGGCGCGCAGGTCGTCCATCACCGCGGTGCCACCGGAATAGAACGGGCCCCCGCCATAGACCGCCGAGCGGGCCTGGGCGTCGGGCGTGAGCGCGGCCAGCGCCAGGGCGGCGAGCCCCGGCAGGGCCCGGCGGGCGGAACGAAGGCAGGACGAGAGGGTCTTCGACTTCGGCATGGGGACATCTCCCGCCATGCGCGTCTCGGGGACGCGCTGGCATCCGTCGCCAGCCTTGGCGACGGGCGCACAGTGCGAGCGCCGAAAGCCAGATGTCAACACGGAAATCAATATAAACAGGTAAAACCCGAGAGCGGTCTGGCTTCACACTTGGTGGAGCCCGAAGTGACTTCTCGTTTTTCGAGATTTGAAGAGAACGCGGCTACGCTCCGTTCCCTGGTGCACCAACCACTCCCCCCCGGGAGAAAGGGCATTTAGTGGATCAGCAATCCCTCCAGGCCTTGAAGGAAGAGTTCTGGCGCATGGCGGACAACGCCCGGACCCAGACCGAGTACCTCGCGGACCGCAAGCTCCAGTCGCTCGCGCACGTGCCGCTCGACGTCCTCAAGAAGGTCTTCGTGCAGTACCGCTACTTCACCCTCTTCTACATCAGCGACCTGGCGCTCCTGGTCTACCGCCTGCCGTTCGGCAACCTGCGCAGCCTGATGGCCGACTTCCTCAACGACGAGTTGGGCAACGGCCAGCACACGCAGGCCCACCAGCGCCTCTACGACGACTTCCTGGTGAGCCTCGGCATCCCCCGGGAGGAGCTCGAGAAGAACGCCCACCCGGGCAACCTCCAGCTCCTGGGGGAGATGAGCGACCTGGTGATGAAGGCCTCGCCCTGGTACGCCGTGGGCCTGCGCGGCATGGGCGGCGAGTGCCTGTGCCAGGTCTACCTCGCGGCCATGCACACCCACTTCATGAAGAACCCGGCCATCCAGGTGCTGGCGGACCGGATGGATCCGCGCTTCTGGGACATCCACACGGGCGAGGTGGACATCGAGCACCGCGAGCGGCTGCGCGCGGCGCTCATGGCGGCGGTGGACGAGGATCCCTCGGCGCTGGAGGGCCTGGTGGGCGGCTACCGCAAGAGCAAGGGCGTCTTCGACCGGTTCTGGGACAACATCTTCGAGGCCGCGGGCGTGACAGCCCACAAGGCATGAAAGAGGAGCACACCATGGCGACCATCAAGGACTTCCATCTGGCGTTCCCGGTGAAGGATCTCGCCTCGGCGCGGGCCTTCTACACGGGCGTCATCGGCTGCCCCGAGGGGCGCAGCACCGACCACTACGTGGACTTCGACTT includes:
- a CDS encoding iron-containing redox enzyme family protein, which gives rise to MDQQSLQALKEEFWRMADNARTQTEYLADRKLQSLAHVPLDVLKKVFVQYRYFTLFYISDLALLVYRLPFGNLRSLMADFLNDELGNGQHTQAHQRLYDDFLVSLGIPREELEKNAHPGNLQLLGEMSDLVMKASPWYAVGLRGMGGECLCQVYLAAMHTHFMKNPAIQVLADRMDPRFWDIHTGEVDIEHRERLRAALMAAVDEDPSALEGLVGGYRKSKGVFDRFWDNIFEAAGVTAHKA
- a CDS encoding PKD domain-containing protein, which encodes MPKSKTLSSCLRSARRALPGLAALALAALTPDAQARSAVYGGGPFYSGGTAVMDDLRASGFTTVMLWSFHIEDNGDLVYNDIPVVKNGAYVGDPAWPTRLASLKTAPTSVNRIEVSIGAWGVPDFERMIKLVNGTAAGCGSTLVCGTGSNSILYRNFQVLKSITGAAAVNFDDESAYNLTPTAQFGQMLVGLGYKITFAPYTNQSFWKGLKDNLGSAVDIIYLQVYDGGAGNNPASWNTAMGMTVDPGLWSRHGSGCGSGDSPATVQSKMSNWKASAGIAGGFMWLYDDIQACKAQGTSAQYASAINTAVSGNTPPVAHFGVTVSGLTATFSDASTDSDGTIAARSWNFGDGTGSTATNPSRVYASAGNYTVTLTVTDNKGATHTKTQTVSVGSGFVNLALNKPATGSTACNTTETPAKAVNGSVSGGTTDKFCSLVSPGWLQVDLGSVQTVKSFVVQHAGAGGESNTWNTKAFTIQTSSNGTTWSTPVTVTNNTANTSTHAISATSARYIKLNVTTASQVGDPATRIYDFEVR